The Lacrimispora xylanolytica genome has a segment encoding these proteins:
- a CDS encoding heparinase II/III domain-containing protein encodes MIAELIKNIKKPLSCFQPYPQASKRDQWEALPEDIKEQLIRNGEAYLNFDYPALTAVDFMEFTRTGNRSRYEDKQFLRRNALDNLVLAECVEHKGRFLDDIINGIYVICEEHAWQLPAHNSYIRDTPQLILPDITRPVIDLFSAETASVLSMAEYLLRQELKNVSPFLSVMINKNLEERIFIPYLKEHFWWMGDGESQMNNWTIWCTQNILLSAFSRDLPEIQKEEILKKAVKSMDYFLQEYGEDGCCDEGAQYFRHAGLCLFNCLFLLNEITEDAFSSAYEWDKIKNIASYILNVHINDIYYVNFADCSPVAGRCGAREFLFGKMTKNKELMAFAASDYQSSEDPLTLEEHNLFYRLQTIFTHKEMMSWDKTLNITHKDIWYESVGIFLSRDEHYCLAVKAGDNNDSHNHNDTGSFTIYKDGFPLLIDVGVETYSKKTFSPERYEIWTMQSCYHNLPTFFDGGMPILQKDGEVYRATEVSYQFGPAENRISLELKSAYPDERIRSYIRSAVHKKGKEIVIEDHYEGSLMSPVLSLMFYEEPTVTGDVISIGNLGKLSVTGAANIKKERIPITDLRLKTAWKHDIYRLLITMDHQDIKLIIQ; translated from the coding sequence GTGATTGCTGAGCTTATAAAAAACATAAAAAAACCATTATCCTGTTTTCAACCATATCCCCAGGCTTCCAAACGAGACCAGTGGGAGGCACTTCCTGAAGATATCAAAGAGCAGCTTATAAGAAACGGGGAAGCTTATCTAAATTTTGATTACCCCGCTCTCACTGCCGTGGATTTTATGGAGTTCACCAGGACCGGGAACCGAAGCCGTTATGAAGACAAGCAGTTCTTAAGACGGAATGCTCTGGACAATCTGGTCTTGGCGGAATGCGTGGAGCATAAGGGACGCTTTCTTGACGATATCATCAATGGCATATATGTGATATGCGAAGAACATGCATGGCAGCTGCCTGCACATAATTCCTATATCCGTGACACGCCTCAGTTGATTCTTCCCGATATCACACGGCCTGTCATTGATCTTTTTTCCGCAGAGACTGCTTCCGTTCTCTCTATGGCAGAATATCTGTTACGACAGGAGCTTAAAAACGTAAGTCCCTTTTTGTCAGTTATGATCAATAAAAACCTGGAAGAACGTATTTTCATTCCCTATTTGAAGGAACATTTTTGGTGGATGGGGGATGGTGAGAGCCAGATGAACAACTGGACCATCTGGTGTACTCAGAATATCCTTCTCTCTGCATTCAGCCGTGATTTGCCAGAAATACAAAAGGAAGAGATTTTAAAGAAAGCAGTGAAAAGCATGGACTATTTTCTTCAAGAATACGGAGAAGACGGTTGCTGTGACGAAGGAGCTCAGTACTTCCGTCATGCCGGACTATGTCTATTCAACTGTCTGTTCTTATTAAATGAGATAACCGAAGACGCATTTTCCTCTGCTTATGAATGGGATAAAATAAAAAACATAGCGTCCTATATTTTAAATGTACACATCAATGATATTTATTACGTAAATTTTGCAGACTGCTCTCCCGTTGCTGGGCGATGCGGGGCGAGGGAATTTCTCTTTGGCAAAATGACAAAAAACAAGGAGCTTATGGCCTTTGCCGCCTCTGATTACCAAAGCAGCGAAGATCCCTTGACTTTGGAAGAACATAATCTTTTCTACCGATTACAAACCATTTTTACTCATAAGGAAATGATGTCCTGGGATAAGACCCTTAACATTACTCATAAAGACATCTGGTATGAAAGCGTGGGAATCTTCCTATCAAGAGACGAGCATTATTGTCTTGCAGTAAAGGCTGGGGATAATAATGACAGCCACAACCACAACGATACAGGAAGCTTTACCATATACAAAGATGGATTTCCTCTCCTGATTGATGTAGGAGTAGAAACCTATAGTAAGAAAACCTTTTCTCCTGAACGATATGAGATATGGACTATGCAGTCCTGTTATCACAACCTTCCTACCTTCTTTGATGGCGGAATGCCGATTCTTCAAAAAGATGGGGAAGTATATCGGGCAACGGAGGTATCCTACCAGTTTGGTCCAGCCGAAAACCGGATATCCCTGGAGCTTAAGTCTGCTTATCCTGATGAACGAATACGCTCCTATATACGCAGTGCTGTTCATAAAAAAGGAAAGGAAATTGTGATTGAGGACCATTACGAGGGCAGCCTTATGTCTCCGGTCCTGTCCCTGATGTTTTATGAAGAACCCACGGTTACGGGGGATGTTATATCCATCGGTAATCTTGGAAAATTGTCTGTAACAGGTGCAGCAAACATTAAGAAGGAACGAATTCCTATTACAGATTTACGCTTAAAGACTGCCTGGA